AAAGATCTCGTCACCGGCACTTATACTCCCGGCCCGGACGGAGCGGCTTTACAGAAGTTGACCGTGACGCTGCCAAATCCCAAGGTCGTTACGGAGGGGGCGAAACCCTGGCTCGTCCATTTTGAAGTGGACACGAAAGACGACAGCGGCAAGGCCGTCCACCTTGTTTTCGACGGCAAGCTCGAGAACATCGGCGCCTTTAATAAACACCTCAGCGGCACCGTTGCCTTAGGTGGGCAAAAAGGTGAATTTAAAGCAGTAATGCAGTAAAAATTTGATATTGTAGTGACCTAAATCAACTGGAGGATATAAGTAAAATGGCCAAAGTAAACGCCGTCACTCTTGGCTTCGTATTGCTCGTCCTGGCCGCCGTGCCGGTCCTTGCACATCATTCTTTTTCGGCCGAATTCGACGCGACGAAGCCGGTTAACTTCACGGGCACCGTGACGAAGATCGAGTGGACGAACCCGCATAGCTGGTTCTATATCGATGTGAAAGATACCCAGACCGGAAAGGTCCAGAATTGGGGCTTTGAGACCGGTAATCCCGTCGCGTTGGTCCGTCAGGGTTGGACGCGGGACACCATGAAAGTCGGTATGGTCGTGACCGTCGAAGGCACCCGCGCCAAGGATGGTACGAACCGTGGAAACGCACGCAACATTCTTGTCAACGGCAAGAAACTTAGCGCCGCATCGAGTGAAGGCACCAACCCGTAAGGAGGATTTGAAGTGGTTAAGCGTTTACTTGGTCGGTTGAGTATTTTCGGCATCGCTGTTGCGTGGCTCGTTGCAATGACTTTAATTGCGCTGAGCCAGCAGGCTCCTGCGCCCGCAGCTGGCGGTGCCCCGGCCGGCGCGGCTGGCCGTGGTGGTCGTGGCGGTCGCGGCAACAATCCATTGCTCAGCCAGCCCGCGCCGAAATTGGCAGATGGCACCGTGAACCTCGGCCGTGAAGCCGGC
The genomic region above belongs to Terriglobia bacterium and contains:
- a CDS encoding DUF6152 family protein, with protein sequence MAKVNAVTLGFVLLVLAAVPVLAHHSFSAEFDATKPVNFTGTVTKIEWTNPHSWFYIDVKDTQTGKVQNWGFETGNPVALVRQGWTRDTMKVGMVVTVEGTRAKDGTNRGNARNILVNGKKLSAASSEGTNP